In Salvelinus namaycush isolate Seneca chromosome 15, SaNama_1.0, whole genome shotgun sequence, a genomic segment contains:
- the LOC120059813 gene encoding transcription factor E2F2-like, whose translation MMRMPKGVSPASSRGAVGGLSCSQNKVLSGVKTEFFSTGLPSPPINSVPAGYFTQICNTTAAEQRANCLYATPHGPEAKPIRSSSGRLPAKRKLDLEDPLYLPDFRTPKGKGNTATASHPSPKTPKSPGERTRYDTSLGLLTKKFVGLLSESPDGVLDLNWATEVLEVQKRRIYDITNVLEGVQLIRKKSKNNIQWLVGGVFEGSASSGEKSRALRRELGELERAEKALDDLITSSSAQIKELTEHRDNQRLGYVTYQDIRSIARLQDQTVIAVKAPSETKLEVPESSGGSQQIYLKSKNGPIEVYLCPEEGLEDASPVKSTTTPRKEYSHHPLGHTATTSPAMAPPQYTTIKQEVKQEPMEAELSRPTPVVPSSSTSSSTTLLDVEGLLGLPPSMLQMTEDQLPGPGFTPDPNAPFVSFSPPLDHDDYLWGLEDSEGVSDFFDTYDLGDLLRS comes from the exons ATGATGCGGATGCCTAAAGGCGTTTCTCCTGCGTCTAGTCGAGGTGCTGTAGGGGGACTGTCGTGTTCGCAGAATAAAGTTTTGTCCGGAGTGAAGACCGAGTTCTTCAGCACCGGGTTACCCAGTCCACCGATTAACTCGGTACCGGCTGGATACTTTACCCAAATATGCAACACGACAGCGGCCGAACAAAGGGCGAACTGCCTGTATGCAACCCCCCATGGACCCGAAGCTAAACCCATCAGATCATCCTCCGGCCGTCTCCCG GCCAAGAGGAAGCTGGACCTAGAAGaccccctctacctccctgactTCAGGACCCCTAAAGGAAAGGGGAACACGGCCACAGCCAGTCATCCAAGTCCCAAAA CGCCCAAGTCTCCCGGTGAGAGGACGCGCTACGACACCTCGCTTGGTTTGCTGACCAAGAAGTTTGTTGGCCTGCTGAGCGAGTCACCTGACGGCGTGCTGGACCTCAACTGGGCCACCGAGGTCCTCGAGGTGCAGAAGAGACGTATCTATGACATCACCAACGTGCTGGAGGGCGTTCAGCTGATCCGCAAGAAGTCCAAGAACAACATCCAGTGGTT GGTGGGCGGTGTGTTCGAGGGCTCGGCCAGCAGCGGGGAGAAGTCACGTGCCCTGCGGCGGGAGCTGGGTGAGCTGGAGAGGGCTGAGAAGGCCTTGGATGACCTGATCACGTCCAGTAGTGCCCAGATCAAGGAGCTGACCGAACACAGAGACAACCAGCGGCTAGGCTACGTTACCTACCAGGACATCAGGTCGATAGCCCGTCTGCAGGACCAGACGGTCATCGCCGTCAAGGCCCCATCAGAAACCAAGCTGGAGGTCCCAGAGTCCTCAGGG GGCTCCCAACAGATCTACCTGAAGAGTAAGAACGGCCCCATCGAGGTGTACCTCTGTCCCGAGGAGGGTCTGGAGGATGCCAGCCCCGTCAAGAGCACCACCACCCCCAGGAAAGAGTACTCTCATCACCCCCTGGGTCACACTGCCACCACCTCCCCAGCCATGGCACCACCACAGTACACCACCATCAAACAGGAGGTCAAGCAGGAGCCCATGGAGG cTGAACTTTCCAGACCAACACCGGTGGTCCCCAGCTCCTCCACCAGCAGCAGCACTACCCTCCTGGATGTAGAAGGTCTCCTGGGCCTTCCCCCCAGCATGCTCCAGATGACAGAGGACCAGCTCCCGGGCCCCGGGTTCACCCCTGACCCCAACGCCCCCTTCGTCAGCTTCTCACCGCCCCTCGACCACGACGACTACCTATGGGGGCTGGAGGACAGCGAGGGCGTGTCCGACTTCTTCGACACCTACGACCTGGGAGACCTGCTGCGAAGCTGA